A stretch of Shinella zoogloeoides DNA encodes these proteins:
- the trbJ gene encoding P-type conjugative transfer protein TrbJ: MSIHRLRKSSAVLAAAMLAVPIAVSPLATVPAYAWKIVYDPSNYAQNVLTAARTLEQINHQITSLQNEATMLINQARNLANLPFSSLQTLQQNVQKTQQLLKQAQNIAFDVQNIDQVFQQQYGSVSMSASEQQLVTAARSRWQNTVGSLQDAMRVQAGVVGNIDTNRTQMSELVSQSQGATGALQATQAGNQLLALQSQQLSDLVALLAANGRSGALTEAERTAAAEQGREQRRRFLTPGSGYHPGSARMFNGN, translated from the coding sequence ATGAGCATCCATCGACTTCGCAAATCCTCCGCCGTTCTTGCTGCCGCCATGCTGGCCGTCCCGATCGCAGTTTCGCCGTTGGCGACCGTGCCCGCTTATGCGTGGAAAATTGTCTATGACCCCAGCAACTACGCGCAAAATGTCCTAACAGCCGCGCGTACGCTGGAGCAGATCAACCACCAGATCACCTCGCTTCAGAACGAAGCGACCATGCTCATCAACCAGGCGAGGAATCTGGCAAACCTGCCGTTCTCCTCGCTCCAGACCCTTCAGCAGAATGTTCAAAAAACCCAGCAGCTCCTGAAGCAGGCGCAGAACATTGCCTTCGACGTGCAGAACATCGATCAGGTGTTCCAGCAGCAATACGGCAGCGTCTCGATGTCGGCGAGCGAGCAGCAGCTCGTCACCGCTGCGCGTAGCCGCTGGCAGAACACCGTCGGCAGCTTGCAGGACGCGATGCGCGTGCAGGCCGGCGTCGTTGGTAACATCGACACCAACCGTACGCAGATGAGCGAACTGGTGAGCCAGAGCCAGGGCGCGACCGGCGCGCTTCAGGCCACGCAGGCCGGCAACCAGCTCCTCGCCCTCCAGTCGCAGCAGCTTTCCGATCTGGTCGCGCTGCTCGCCGCCAATGGTCGATCGGGCGCGCTGACCGAAGCCGAGCGCACCGCCGCGGCCGAGCAGGGGCGCGAACAGCGCCGCCGCTTTCTGACGCCCGGCTCCGGCTATCACCCCGGCAGCGCGCGGATGTTCAACGGCAACTGA
- the trbK-alt gene encoding putative entry exclusion protein TrbK-alt has product MDSKMLARLGAVVFVAVAITAAVVEMTRKDEAPAGAPARIVEPARDPLREGQRRCQQLGQQAASDAECLRVWAETRNRFLGRPIAPASPSSSDRR; this is encoded by the coding sequence ATGGACAGCAAGATGCTGGCCCGGCTGGGCGCTGTCGTATTCGTCGCCGTCGCCATCACGGCGGCGGTTGTGGAGATGACTCGCAAGGACGAGGCGCCGGCGGGAGCGCCGGCGCGCATCGTCGAGCCCGCGCGCGATCCGCTGCGCGAGGGCCAGCGCCGGTGCCAGCAGCTTGGTCAGCAGGCCGCGAGCGACGCCGAATGCCTGCGCGTCTGGGCCGAGACCCGCAATCGATTCCTCGGCCGTCCGATTGCTCCGGCATCGCCGTCCTCAAGCGACAGGCGGTGA
- the trbL gene encoding P-type conjugative transfer protein TrbL produces MGGSGVIDSFLGTFTQYIDSGFGLLSGEVAFIASTLIVIDVTLAALFWSWGADDDIIARLVKKTLFVGVFAYLISNWNNLAKIVFDSFSGLGLKASGTGFTAQDLLRPGKVAQTGLDAARPLLESISDLMGWIAFFENFIQIACLLFAWALVILAFFILSVQLFVTLIEFKLSTLAGFVLIPFGLFGKTAFMAERVLGNVISSGIKVLVLAVIVGIGSTLFSQFTQGFGGQTPSIDDAMAVVLAALSLVGLGIFGPGIASGLVSGGPQLGAGAAVGTGLAVGGAALAAGGGAMLAARGGAALLSGGAAVARGGAAAAGAASSAYTLGSMGQSGASGVASGVGGVARAAGSAATSPLRRAASRASESMKSSFSDGARAGFGATGGTSTMGSVGGEAEPSSVAPATTTDQPPAWAQRMKRGRHVSHGVSAAAHAVRSGDSHGSGASVNLSESDRS; encoded by the coding sequence ATGGGCGGCTCGGGGGTAATCGACAGCTTTCTTGGGACATTCACCCAATACATCGACAGCGGCTTCGGCCTTCTCAGCGGCGAGGTGGCGTTTATCGCGAGCACGCTCATCGTGATCGACGTGACGCTCGCGGCGCTGTTCTGGAGCTGGGGCGCCGATGACGACATCATCGCACGCCTCGTCAAGAAGACGCTGTTCGTCGGCGTCTTCGCCTATTTGATTTCCAACTGGAACAATCTCGCGAAGATCGTCTTCGACAGCTTTTCGGGTCTCGGCCTGAAAGCCTCCGGGACCGGCTTCACCGCACAGGATCTCCTCCGCCCTGGCAAGGTGGCGCAGACCGGCCTCGACGCGGCACGGCCGCTGCTCGAATCCATTTCCGATCTGATGGGCTGGATCGCGTTCTTCGAGAATTTCATCCAGATCGCTTGCCTGCTCTTTGCCTGGGCGCTCGTCATCCTCGCGTTTTTCATTCTCAGCGTCCAACTGTTCGTGACGCTGATCGAGTTCAAATTGAGCACGTTGGCGGGCTTCGTGCTGATTCCGTTCGGCCTCTTCGGGAAGACCGCGTTCATGGCCGAGCGTGTGCTTGGCAACGTGATCTCCAGCGGCATCAAAGTCCTGGTTCTCGCCGTCATCGTAGGCATCGGTTCGACGCTCTTCAGCCAGTTCACCCAAGGCTTCGGTGGCCAGACCCCGAGCATCGACGACGCCATGGCGGTCGTGCTCGCTGCCCTTTCGCTCGTCGGCCTCGGAATCTTTGGACCCGGCATCGCATCGGGTCTCGTTAGCGGCGGTCCGCAGCTTGGCGCTGGCGCCGCGGTCGGCACCGGTCTCGCCGTGGGCGGCGCGGCACTGGCCGCCGGCGGCGGCGCTATGCTTGCCGCGAGAGGCGGCGCAGCGCTTCTCTCCGGGGGAGCCGCGGTCGCCCGTGGCGGAGCTGCGGCGGCCGGAGCGGCATCGTCGGCTTACACGCTCGGCTCCATGGGACAGTCCGGCGCTTCGGGTGTGGCGTCCGGCGTCGGCGGTGTCGCGCGCGCTGCCGGATCGGCCGCCACGTCGCCTTTACGTCGAGCTGCGTCGCGCGCGTCGGAGAGCATGAAATCCAGCTTCTCCGACGGCGCCCGCGCCGGCTTCGGCGCCACCGGCGGCACATCCACCATGGGGTCGGTCGGCGGCGAGGCGGAGCCTTCTTCCGTCGCGCCCGCGACGACGACTGACCAGCCCCCCGCATGGGCTCAGCGCATGAAGCGCGGCCGCCATGTCTCCCACGGCGTCAGCGCCGCCGCGCATGCCGTCCGTTCCGGCGACAGCCACGGGTCCGGCGCATCCGTCAATCTCTCTGAAAGTGACCGCTCATGA
- the trbF gene encoding conjugal transfer protein TrbF, with protein sequence MNLFKRPAVHYGKTPQPETPYQRASQVWDERIGSARVQAKNWRYMAFGSLILSAGFAAALVYQSARGTVVPWVVQVDNLGQAQAVEPATADFRPTDPQVAWHLARFIEQTRSIPADPIIVRQNWLRAYEWTTDRGAAALNDYARANDPFTKVGKQQIAVEVSSVIRASPDSFRVAWTERHFENGQLSSTQRWTAILTIVIQPPRDAERIKVNPLGIYVNAINWSREMSQ encoded by the coding sequence ATGAATCTCTTCAAAAGGCCCGCCGTTCATTACGGCAAGACGCCCCAACCCGAAACGCCGTACCAGAGGGCAAGCCAAGTCTGGGACGAGCGTATCGGCTCGGCTCGCGTGCAGGCGAAGAACTGGCGCTACATGGCGTTCGGCTCCCTGATCCTGTCGGCCGGTTTTGCCGCCGCCCTGGTCTATCAGTCGGCGCGAGGAACCGTCGTGCCATGGGTTGTTCAGGTGGACAATCTCGGCCAGGCGCAGGCGGTCGAGCCCGCCACCGCCGATTTCCGCCCGACCGATCCGCAAGTCGCCTGGCACCTCGCGCGTTTCATCGAACAGACGCGGAGCATTCCGGCCGACCCGATCATCGTCCGGCAGAACTGGCTCCGAGCTTACGAATGGACGACGGATCGCGGCGCCGCGGCACTAAATGACTACGCCCGCGCCAACGACCCGTTCACCAAAGTCGGCAAGCAGCAGATCGCAGTCGAGGTCTCCAGCGTCATTCGGGCGTCGCCCGACAGCTTCCGTGTCGCTTGGACGGAGCGGCATTTCGAGAATGGCCAGCTCTCCTCCACCCAGCGATGGACTGCGATCCTGACCATCGTGATCCAGCCACCGCGGGATGCTGAGCGGATAAAGGTCAATCCGCTGGGGATCTACGTCAACGCCATCAACTGGTCGCGGGAGATGAGCCAATGA
- the trbG gene encoding P-type conjugative transfer protein TrbG, with amino-acid sequence MKPAFRNHAIPAFRKSVLPVLLLSATTLAGCATPQKPPEISYDRDVPALPAVPVSVTDDRPRPIHIPPAWTPAKGGTAASTPVARVENANAAARVQPRREGYFNAIQIYPWSDGALYQVYAAPGQITDIALEPGESLTGAGPIAAGDTARWIIGDTESGSGTTRRVHILVKPSRPDITTNLVVTTDRRVYMIELLSGTKPYMPSVAWSYPRTRAGQSQSIPATPVIAAVAARNYRYGLTGGNPPWKPVSVYDDGRRVYVEFPRGIVQGEMPPIFVIGPEGEAQIANTRVHRHILIVDRLFGAAELRLGSGDKQQTVRIVRTDGRPAS; translated from the coding sequence ATGAAGCCGGCTTTCCGCAACCACGCCATTCCGGCTTTCCGTAAATCCGTGCTTCCGGTTCTGCTGCTTTCCGCCACTACGTTGGCCGGCTGCGCGACGCCGCAGAAGCCGCCGGAGATCAGCTACGATCGGGATGTTCCGGCTTTGCCAGCCGTTCCGGTGTCCGTAACTGACGATCGGCCGCGTCCGATCCACATTCCTCCGGCCTGGACGCCGGCAAAGGGCGGCACGGCGGCCAGTACACCAGTCGCTCGCGTCGAAAACGCCAATGCAGCCGCTCGCGTGCAGCCGCGCCGGGAGGGCTACTTCAATGCAATCCAGATATATCCCTGGTCAGACGGCGCGCTCTATCAGGTCTATGCAGCTCCTGGGCAGATCACCGACATCGCGCTGGAACCCGGCGAGTCGCTGACGGGCGCCGGGCCGATTGCAGCCGGCGATACCGCCCGCTGGATTATCGGAGATACCGAGAGCGGCAGCGGCACGACCCGCCGCGTGCATATCCTCGTGAAGCCCTCCCGTCCGGACATCACGACCAATCTCGTCGTTACCACTGACCGACGTGTCTACATGATTGAGCTGCTTTCCGGAACGAAGCCTTATATGCCCTCCGTCGCATGGTCCTATCCGCGGACGCGCGCCGGACAAAGCCAGAGCATCCCGGCGACCCCGGTCATCGCGGCCGTTGCGGCGCGCAACTACCGATACGGTTTGACTGGTGGGAATCCGCCCTGGAAACCAGTCTCCGTCTATGACGACGGCCGCAGGGTTTACGTCGAGTTTCCTCGCGGGATCGTCCAGGGCGAAATGCCGCCGATCTTCGTCATCGGTCCAGAGGGCGAAGCCCAGATCGCCAACACCCGCGTCCACCGACACATCCTGATTGTCGATCGTCTGTTCGGCGCGGCCGAATTGCGCCTCGGCAGCGGTGATAAGCAGCAAACGGTGAGGATTGTCCGTACCGACGGGAGGCCCGCGTCATGA
- a CDS encoding TrbI/VirB10 family protein codes for MSEENSNTSAPMRLRAEPPRVTRLSRKVLASVTAVALVGIGGALIYALQTRNAGRDGEELYSTANRQTADGLAGLPRDYTGPVLGPPLPGDLGRPILDAQNRGQPVVPPTIATSGVDEAEQRRIEEEEAARTSRVFFQTQPGTTAAARVGLATPGIPDVDLAGLAGQVGRQTAQDRQNAFLNGPADRRTTSSDRVLAPASPFVLQAGAVIPAALITGIRSDLPGQITAQVTENIYDSPTGRSLLVPQGTRIVGQYDNNVQFGQRRALLVWNRLIFPNGRSIVLERQPGADTQGYAGLEDGVDYHWWDLAKAAGLSTLLAVGTELAVSDEDRLVRAIRDGAQDTINDAGQQIVRRQLQVAPTLTIRPGFPVRVIVTRDLVLEPYRG; via the coding sequence ATGAGCGAGGAAAACAGCAATACGAGCGCTCCGATGCGTCTGCGGGCCGAGCCGCCGCGCGTCACCCGGCTGTCGCGCAAGGTGCTTGCGAGCGTCACTGCCGTCGCTCTGGTCGGCATAGGCGGCGCTCTGATTTACGCACTCCAAACCCGGAACGCCGGCCGCGACGGAGAGGAGCTTTACTCGACCGCTAATCGCCAGACCGCGGATGGTCTCGCCGGATTGCCGCGAGACTACACCGGCCCTGTTCTCGGCCCGCCCTTACCGGGCGATCTCGGACGACCTATTCTGGATGCACAGAACCGAGGCCAGCCCGTCGTTCCTCCGACGATCGCGACGTCGGGTGTCGACGAAGCCGAACAACGGCGAATTGAGGAGGAAGAGGCCGCGCGCACGTCGCGAGTCTTCTTCCAGACCCAGCCGGGCACGACCGCGGCGGCGCGGGTAGGTCTGGCCACACCTGGCATTCCCGATGTCGATCTCGCCGGCCTTGCGGGTCAAGTAGGCCGGCAAACCGCCCAGGATCGACAGAACGCTTTCCTCAATGGGCCGGCCGACCGCCGCACAACCTCGTCGGATCGCGTCCTGGCACCCGCTTCGCCCTTCGTGCTCCAGGCCGGCGCGGTTATCCCGGCTGCGCTCATCACCGGGATACGCTCCGATCTTCCAGGCCAAATCACGGCCCAGGTGACGGAAAATATCTACGATAGCCCGACCGGTCGCAGCCTTCTCGTTCCGCAAGGCACGCGGATTGTCGGCCAGTACGACAACAACGTCCAGTTCGGCCAAAGACGGGCGCTGCTGGTCTGGAACCGGCTGATCTTCCCGAACGGCCGCTCCATCGTCCTCGAACGCCAGCCGGGCGCCGACACGCAAGGATACGCTGGTCTTGAGGATGGGGTCGATTATCACTGGTGGGATCTCGCCAAAGCGGCCGGTCTCTCCACGCTGCTCGCGGTCGGCACGGAACTAGCGGTCAGCGATGAGGACCGCTTGGTCCGTGCTATCCGCGACGGCGCACAGGACACCATCAACGACGCCGGGCAGCAGATCGTCCGGCGCCAATTGCAGGTCGCACCGACGTTGACCATCCGGCCAGGCTTCCCCGTTCGCGTTATCGTCACGCGCGATCTCGTCCTCGAACCCTACAGAGGCTGA
- a CDS encoding DUF2274 domain-containing protein has protein sequence MTKLKLGPIADDRPVKVSLALPASLHSDLIAYANVIARETGQPATDPVKLIVPMLKRFIATDRGFAKARRTLSPDHRF, from the coding sequence ATGACAAAGCTGAAACTTGGCCCAATTGCCGACGATAGGCCAGTAAAGGTATCGCTTGCGCTGCCTGCGTCACTGCATAGCGATTTAATTGCTTATGCCAACGTGATTGCACGTGAGACGGGGCAACCCGCCACCGATCCAGTCAAGCTAATTGTGCCGATGCTGAAACGGTTCATCGCTACGGATCGAGGCTTCGCCAAAGCTCGGCGCACCCTCTCGCCCGATCATCGGTTCTGA